One Oryctolagus cuniculus chromosome 7, mOryCun1.1, whole genome shotgun sequence genomic window, ataGATGCTTTCAGAAGGTCATAAACTGATACTTAGTTGAGATATTTCAGGTAATACAAGGAAATTAGTGTTCATACAAATACATATAGAAAGcataattttcatgaaaatgaCAAAGATGATCAACCAAATAGTTACAGAATATCAAATATCAAATGTTTATTATTCTTTCAGAGAGTAAGCTTAATGAGCATAATGACAGTAACTGATTTATTAAATGCACTATTGGATAACACATAACTTGgttatttttgaatgaatgactgaaCAATTGAATAAATGAACTGATTGTAGCTAAGGTATACTCTGAAGAACAACTCAGTATAGTAAGAAGTCTAAGATCATACCTTGTGCTTTAAACCATGAACTTAAAGTAACGCTAATGATTTCTGGTTTTCAGTTCACTCATCATGGGGTCATAGTGAGGTTTAATAACATAAAAGATGTCCAGTTATCTTGAGAGTATAAATTTCTAGAGACATTTGTTTATTGATATTAGATAATATATGCTGCAGcaattttaagatgtattatttTACAAGACCTATTTACATTGTTCTAgtactaaaaacaaaaatcttttcatttgaatattaaaatatacttttaatatttagttCTTAGATTGTGAATTTTTAGGACAAAAAATTGTACCATTTTCTCCTTATTTTAAGgagagtaattttatttatttttatttttattttattttattttttaatttttttacaggcagagtgcacagtgagagagagagagacagagagaaaggtcttcctttgccgttggttcaccctccaatggccgctgcggccgctgcgctgcggccagcacactgtgctgatctgatggcaggagccaggtgcttctcctggtctcccatggggtgcagcgcccaaggacttgggccatcctccactgcactccctggccacagcagagagctggcctggaagaggggcaaccaggacagaatctggcaccccgactgggactagaacctggtgtgctggcgccgcaaggccgaggattagcctagtgaaccacggcaccggctaGGAGAGTAATTTTATTAAGTATTATATCCTTTATTATACCTCTCACCTTTGTTAAGTGGAGAACTATAGAGGTTAAAAGCATGTTGCTTCAATTCAGATTTCAACTGTAGCTTTCATTTGCTTACTagctgtttaacttttttttctgtgCTTGGTTTTCTCACATGTAAATAGAGATAATAATAGTGCCTTCCTCATTGTTTTGAGAAAGGTTATTACagtaggggtcttcaaaagttcatggaaattgtgcattatgaaaaaatcaggcatggatttccaaatttttttgtaccataaaaaatttccattttgaaagAACAATCCTGCTTATTGTCTCATGTCCTAAACAAATCTGCATTCCACTCATTGGACTTTTTGAAAGGGAGTATAGAAGTATTATAAAAACAGGTACAACATACATTGAATCTCATATGTacttaaatttttacttaatttactGATTGACTCTGTGGATTCTTAGCTTCtggtttaaaaatgtaatttgcacTTTGAGATAAAGGTTTCTGTGGGTTGATTTGAAGCTTTTGCGTTGTACCCCAGTTATCCTGCCTGTATTCATAGAAATTTTTGCCTATAAAATAAAGGAACTATGGCAATTCAATAAAAAAacttgcttttaattttattcttatataGACTTTTTATAATGCCCTCTGTTATAATATTAGTATAGaagtaaatattcatttttctatttgtatGATCCTTAGTTTATAGTTAAGAAACCAGGTTGGAAAACTAAGTGAATTTTCCAAGATAACTCAGTAAGTGGCAGAATTAAAACTAATATGGCTCTTCTGACTCCAAGGAGATTTAGTAAACATTTTTGGATGATGGCAAAAAGACAATTTAATTGAGAAATCCCCTTGGGAATTCTGGGTACAATTGAAAGTAGAAAAATTAAGATGAAAGTCTCTGGCCctaattatttcatatttgttcTTTTATATCAATGGaagtttttaaatatgtttatatctAACTGGAAGTAAGTGTTCCAATTCTGGAAGGAGGAATAAATCTATCTTCTCAGGCCAAATTTTCATAACAGATGAAAACAATCTGAAATTCATTGATATGGTTTGGGAGTAGGAATGGTTATCTTACTCAGTTGGATCACTGCCTGATCAATCCTTAAATCAGGCAGTCAGTGTTACAGTTGAAATAACCTTAGAAGTTAAATAACtcagtattttcattttgtgtgaGAAACCCTGAGAGGGTAAATAACTTACCAGATTGAACTAGAATCTAGGTCTGCTGATTCCTAGGCTAGGACTTCATCCATTTACAACACAGTGTGCCTAGAAAAGCCAATGCATACCAGTAAGTACCATAGGAAATAGTGAATGAATATAAGGCTAAAATTcaattttgagtgttttttttttttttaagagccagACTCACTAGAGTTCATTTTAAAGCAAGATATTGCCTTGCTCTTTAATACCATCACAATATCTAACAATCAACAATGGCTTTGATGTTGTCTAGTCATTTTGACACTTCTTTAGCTGTTGATTATCTGTTTGGGAATTCACcagattctttattttttcccttagatttattttatttacttgaaaggcagagttagagaaagagagagagagagagagagagatatggacggacagacagacaaacTATCTACTAGTTgacttcccaaatatccacaagagccaggctgggacaggctgaagccaggagccaagaattctataCAGGTCCCGTTCTCAGGGTGgcatggctcaaatacttggccatcttatactgcttttctcaggagcattggcaggaagctgggtcagaagtgaagtagctaggacatgaactggtgcccatatgggatgccagtattgcaggtggtggcttaacctgctgtaccacagtgctggcccccaccagATTCTTTAACAATTTTATTGTATCCTGATATTAACATTTTGGGTAATTCACTGTTCATTAGAATAttggaaaaaggagagaaaagaatggATATGATAcaagcttatatatatattttttctgtaacTTAGTTCTGTTTGTggagaaaatagaaattaagtTTCATGATTATGAATTGAATATTATTATTCTTATGTAACCATTACTTCTAATTTTTTGCTTAAAACCTAACTCTACGTATTCTTTAATAAGTTCTGATAGAAGTTTGACATATAACAAGGACAGTACAATCTACAGAGccctgttgtgagaattaaacaaAATCCCATGTATTAGAGGTAGTTTGTTTAGCATAAAGCTCAATATAATATACGTAACATAATCATCCTCAGTTTTCTAACTGGGAAACTGAACTTTGAGTTCTTCTCTTGGTTTATTTAAGCATAGGATCCATCTAGCACCCCAATCTGTCAAAGACATTTGTAGCACAAAGGTTCTGGGTCAAAAGGGCAAAGTTGCATGTATCACAACTTGGACTAGCTTAAAGCCTTCCTACACTAAGCTGCATTCAGCACTTACACTGGGCTGCATGCAGAGCTGGAAGGAAGCCTTACAGATTGTGAATACTTAACCTACCCATACTAAATGATGACGAATGCCACTGTAAGAGCTCATAATAATTAAATGTACATACTATTGAGCTGCACAAACTTTTATTAAAGcacaattctttaatttttattaccaGGTAACCTTGGCCGGGTGGACCAGGTCTCTGAGTTTGAATACGATCTCTTCATTAGGCCTGATACCTGTAATCCACGCTTCCGTGTCTGGTTCAACTTTACTGTTGAAAATGTGAGAGAATCACAGGTGAGGAATATCATGGGGTGTGTTAAGTGCGGTTTTGGTAAGAAGaatatgcttttgttttctttaaggaAGATAAAAATAATGGCAGTATTAGTAATATATTCTTGTTACCTATTACCAATGATAGTTTTGTTTCAATAGACAGAGGAATAGGTACACTTTGGTAACTTTTATTGTTTGATGTTATTATAGAAACATTTTATCTGAGATGAAAGTGTTCTTTACTTATTAGAGTACCAGTGTGATATGCCAGGTTTCTTTGGGGGACACTACAAGGAAATACTGGGAGTGACTTGCTATTGTGTTTATATAGTGTACTGTTCTAGTTTTTAAATCCTTTAA contains:
- the LOC138843130 gene encoding cytosolic carboxypeptidase 6-like isoform X1, whose translation is MAERSQTAPEADSDLGNDDAIGGNVSKHAVLPVGYCGQLKKGHLVFDACFESGNLGRVDQVSEFEYDLFIRPDTCNPRFRVWFNFTVENVRESQVRNIMGCVKCGFGKKNMLLFSLRKIKIMAVLVIYSCYLLPMIVLFQ